Proteins found in one Terriglobia bacterium genomic segment:
- a CDS encoding TPM domain-containing protein, with protein sequence MTGEDKQAIAGAIQRAELTTSGEIVFAVADASGHYHHATLQGALVGTIIATVVYLALPAFHTIGLVLWTEIIAFAFFYAVIPHLPMRRWFVPRREMDDCVHEAAFREFYTGGLYKTREANGILIYLSCLERRVVVLGDKGIHEKMGDQHWNDVRDKIIHGIEQGRAREGICAAVESCGKALAEHFPRRPDDTNELPDEVIDRTRNTGIS encoded by the coding sequence TTGACGGGCGAAGACAAACAGGCTATTGCCGGCGCAATCCAGAGGGCGGAGTTGACCACTTCCGGGGAAATCGTCTTTGCCGTTGCGGATGCATCCGGGCACTATCACCACGCCACCCTGCAGGGGGCCCTTGTCGGAACCATCATTGCCACCGTCGTCTACCTCGCTCTCCCTGCTTTCCATACCATTGGCTTGGTTCTCTGGACTGAGATCATCGCCTTCGCATTCTTTTACGCCGTGATTCCGCACCTGCCCATGAGGCGCTGGTTTGTCCCGCGGCGGGAAATGGACGACTGTGTTCATGAAGCGGCTTTCCGGGAGTTCTACACGGGCGGCCTATACAAGACTCGCGAAGCGAACGGGATCCTGATCTATCTATCCTGCCTCGAGCGCCGCGTCGTGGTGCTGGGCGACAAAGGGATTCACGAGAAGATGGGCGATCAGCACTGGAATGACGTCCGTGATAAGATCATTCACGGCATCGAGCAGGGAAGGGCCAGAGAAGGCATCTGCGCCGCCGTGGAGAGCTGCGGCAAAGCTCTTGCCGAGCACTTCCCGCGCCGCCCCGACGACACCAACGAACTCCCAGATGAAGTCATCGATCGCACCCGGAATACCGGCATCAGCTGA